Proteins encoded within one genomic window of Pygocentrus nattereri isolate fPygNat1 chromosome 11, fPygNat1.pri, whole genome shotgun sequence:
- the lsm10 gene encoding U7 snRNA-associated Sm-like protein LSm10 has translation MASQSIRERTIAENSLVVLLQGLQGEVTTVDLRDESTARGRVINVDAFMNVRLEDVLYRDRRGRVSEMADLFITGRNIRYVHIPDHMNIAETIQSQLEKIHRVRHFAEKGGRKEYAKKKK, from the coding sequence atggCATCTCAGTCCATCCGTGAGCGCACCATCGCGGAGAACAGCCTGGTCGTCCTGCTGCAGGGCCTCCAGGGCGAGGTGACCACAGTGGACCTGCGGGACGAGAGCACAGCCCGCGGGCGCGTCATCAATGTGGACGCTTTTATGAACGTCCGTCTGGAGGACGTCCTGTACAGGGACAGGCGCGGGCGGGTCTCTGAGATGGCCGACCTGTTCATAACCGGCCGCAACATCCGCTACGTCCACATTCCAGACCACATGAACATCGCAGAGACCATCCAGAGTCAGCTGGAGAAAATACACCGTGTTCGCCACTTTGCAGAGAAAGGAGGGAGGAAAGAATatgccaagaaaaaaaaataa